From the genome of Streptomyces sp. NBC_01317, one region includes:
- a CDS encoding type I restriction-modification system subunit M, with protein MSPITYGQLERTLFKAGDILRGRMDSSQYREVISAMLLLKRVSDQPGILRVPDLARWSQIVAYEGKAPGRVLNEALWALEQSNPEVLKDVFEAVDFEVRLSRAELKALVDHFDRVPLNDDDLEFGDVVGRAYDCLLDAFAGSVGKRGGEFFTPRSVVRLMVRLVRPQEGQSVYDPFTGSGGMLVQAGQYVDEHGGEGTGLAFFGQEMNAATCSTARLNLLLHGLKDSSVLCGDTLTDPLHSLEDGHLRRYDRVLTNPPFSMKYSEKEIRHPDRMKYGWTPGHRADLMNVQHVLATLLPDGIGAVVTPHGVLFRGGAEEQIRRGIVADHRLEAVIGIGPNVFYGTAIPACILVLRGTDGTPSDKRGHVLFVNAEREVVTGRSQNRLEPQNVEKIVGAFREWADIPGFSRVVSLDEIEANDFDLNIRRYVDAGPPAEPSLDVRAALFGGVPRSEVVAEMRRFEVFGIGIADLFTTKSSGYLDFPDSGCEATAVRIPDLAAVRERDFVEDCRAWWLAIESRLTELAGTGKLSTLSYRLMASFREELLPAGILDQYQLTGAFAAWWAVRQDDLRSLDRWGFPGVIDRWAVAESRPSYLPESLARERVLDVLGNDLCSRVERLTAAERQRMVDVYRSWGERYGTSFTDLERQSEAAATQLRVRLEELGYT; from the coding sequence GTGAGTCCGATCACCTACGGCCAACTGGAACGGACCCTCTTCAAGGCTGGTGACATCCTGCGCGGCAGGATGGACTCCTCGCAGTACCGTGAGGTCATCTCCGCGATGCTGCTCCTCAAGCGGGTCTCGGACCAGCCCGGCATCCTTCGGGTGCCTGACCTTGCGCGTTGGTCCCAGATCGTCGCCTACGAGGGCAAGGCACCGGGACGTGTGCTCAACGAGGCCCTGTGGGCACTTGAGCAGAGCAACCCCGAGGTATTGAAGGACGTGTTCGAGGCCGTCGACTTCGAGGTAAGGCTGAGCCGCGCCGAGTTGAAGGCGCTGGTCGATCACTTCGACCGTGTTCCGCTGAACGACGACGACCTGGAGTTCGGCGATGTGGTCGGCCGCGCCTACGACTGCCTCCTGGACGCGTTCGCCGGCAGTGTAGGGAAACGGGGTGGGGAGTTCTTCACGCCGCGTTCTGTGGTCCGCCTGATGGTGCGCCTAGTCCGACCGCAGGAAGGACAATCGGTCTACGATCCGTTCACCGGCTCAGGAGGCATGCTTGTCCAGGCCGGGCAGTACGTCGACGAGCACGGCGGAGAGGGCACGGGCCTCGCCTTCTTCGGACAGGAGATGAACGCCGCGACGTGCTCAACGGCCCGGCTGAACCTTCTGCTGCACGGCCTTAAGGACAGTTCGGTGCTCTGCGGAGACACACTGACCGATCCACTCCACTCGCTGGAGGACGGCCACCTGAGACGCTACGACCGCGTGCTGACCAATCCTCCCTTTTCGATGAAATACTCCGAGAAGGAGATAAGGCATCCGGACCGGATGAAGTACGGCTGGACACCCGGGCACAGGGCCGATCTGATGAACGTCCAGCACGTGCTGGCCACACTCCTTCCGGATGGAATCGGTGCAGTGGTCACCCCGCACGGTGTGCTGTTCCGGGGTGGGGCGGAGGAGCAGATCCGCCGGGGAATCGTCGCGGACCACCGGCTCGAAGCGGTGATCGGTATCGGACCCAACGTGTTCTACGGCACGGCCATCCCGGCCTGCATCCTGGTGCTACGGGGCACGGACGGAACACCGTCGGATAAGCGCGGTCACGTGCTGTTCGTCAACGCCGAGCGCGAAGTGGTCACGGGGAGGTCGCAGAACCGTCTGGAGCCGCAGAACGTGGAAAAGATCGTGGGAGCCTTCCGCGAGTGGGCGGACATTCCCGGCTTCTCGCGAGTGGTCTCGCTGGACGAGATCGAGGCCAACGACTTCGACCTCAACATCCGGCGCTATGTCGACGCGGGTCCGCCCGCCGAGCCGTCGCTGGACGTCCGCGCCGCGCTGTTCGGCGGGGTGCCGAGAAGCGAAGTCGTTGCAGAAATGAGGAGGTTCGAGGTCTTCGGTATCGGCATCGCCGACCTGTTCACGACGAAGAGTTCCGGCTACCTCGATTTCCCGGACAGCGGTTGCGAGGCGACTGCAGTTCGGATCCCGGACCTGGCGGCTGTCCGAGAGAGGGACTTCGTCGAAGACTGCCGCGCCTGGTGGCTGGCAATCGAATCACGCCTTACCGAGCTCGCAGGCACCGGAAAGCTGTCGACGTTGAGTTACCGGCTAATGGCCTCTTTCCGTGAGGAGCTCCTGCCGGCCGGGATCCTGGACCAGTACCAGTTGACCGGTGCCTTCGCGGCATGGTGGGCCGTTCGTCAGGACGACCTCAGGAGCCTGGACCGCTGGGGCTTTCCCGGAGTGATCGACCGATGGGCGGTGGCCGAGAGCCGACCTTCGTATCTCCCTGAGAGCCTGGCCCGCGAGCGAGTGCTTGACGTTCTTGGTAACGACCTTTGCTCTCGCGTGGAGAGGCTCACTGCCGCGGAGCGGCAACGAATGGTCGATGTCTACCGCTCATGGGGTGAGCGGTACGGGACTTCCTTCACGGACCTGGAGAGGCAGAGCGAGGCAGCTGCGACACAGCTCAGAGTGCGCTTGGAGGAACTCGGCTACACCTGA
- the cydB gene encoding cytochrome d ubiquinol oxidase subunit II, whose product MELHDVWFVLIAFLWTGYFFLEGFDFGIGVLTKLLARDRTERRVLINTIGPVWDGNEVWLLSAGGATFAAFPEWYATLFSGFYLPLLLILVCLIVRGVAFEYRAKRPEESWQRNWEHAIFWTSLLPAVLWGVAFGNIVHGVRIDAHKEYVGTLGDLLNPYALLGGLVTLALFTFHGTVFAALKTVGDIRVRARRLALVLGPVTAVLALGFLLWTQADSGNGRSLVALVVAVAALAGAIGAIGKGREGWSFALSGLTVVAVVAMFFLTLFPNVMPSSLNEQWNLTVTNASSTPYTLKIMTWGAGITAPIVLLYQGWTYWVFRKRIGTQHIAESGTH is encoded by the coding sequence ATGGAACTCCATGACGTCTGGTTCGTCCTGATCGCCTTCCTGTGGACCGGCTACTTCTTCCTCGAAGGCTTCGACTTCGGCATCGGGGTCCTGACCAAGCTGCTGGCCCGCGACCGTACGGAACGGCGCGTCCTGATCAACACCATCGGGCCCGTCTGGGACGGCAACGAGGTCTGGCTGCTCAGCGCGGGCGGCGCGACCTTCGCCGCCTTCCCCGAGTGGTACGCCACCCTCTTCTCGGGCTTCTACCTGCCGCTGCTGCTGATCCTCGTCTGCCTGATCGTGCGCGGCGTCGCGTTCGAGTACCGCGCCAAGCGACCCGAGGAGAGCTGGCAGCGCAACTGGGAACACGCGATCTTCTGGACCTCGCTCCTGCCTGCTGTCCTGTGGGGCGTCGCCTTCGGCAACATCGTGCACGGGGTACGGATCGACGCGCACAAGGAGTACGTCGGCACCCTCGGCGACCTGCTCAACCCGTACGCGCTCCTCGGCGGCCTGGTGACCCTGGCCCTCTTCACCTTCCACGGCACGGTGTTCGCCGCGCTCAAGACGGTGGGGGACATCCGCGTACGGGCGAGGAGGCTGGCCCTCGTCCTGGGGCCGGTGACCGCCGTCCTGGCGCTCGGGTTCCTGCTCTGGACCCAGGCCGACAGCGGCAACGGCAGGAGCCTGGTCGCGCTTGTGGTGGCCGTGGCCGCGCTGGCCGGCGCGATCGGCGCGATCGGGAAGGGCCGCGAAGGCTGGTCGTTCGCGCTGTCCGGGCTGACCGTCGTGGCCGTTGTCGCGATGTTCTTCCTGACGCTGTTCCCGAATGTCATGCCGTCGTCGCTGAACGAGCAGTGGAACCTCACGGTGACGAACGCCTCGTCCACCCCGTACACCCTGAAGATCATGACCTGGGGAGCCGGGATCACGGCGCCCATCGTGCTGCTCTACCAGGGGTGGACGTACTGGGTGTTCCGCAAGCGGATCGGTACGCAACACATCGCCGAGTCCGGCACGCACTGA
- a CDS encoding sensor histidine kinase, which produces MAVPESTEHLEAATRAARSLQGMSTELTARVPQLLEAMRSVGTGLELHSTLDRICETAAHLADARYAAIGVVDESGDGLSDFVTYGVGTEEVRLVGGRPDGLRGLLGALIQQSGPMRLGEHETGPGSDGSGGSGGSDGEGRAGPPTRTFIGVPIRVHGALFGNLYLAEKRASKDAEGSGSGAGEAGTDEDAAVAFDDQDLHVLRVLATEAGIAIGHARLYEAARQRERWIDGSVAVTTALLSNGGADALAVVAEQARSLADSAAGVVMLPTPGDGLEIVAISSDRPHPSSRLGMTAPPESPVVRSLLAGESVFVDDSTTDPRMITDMAEGYGPCMLLPLHSGGRVLGALVTPRPRGARRFTETERILATQFASQAALALMMADAQRDRERLAVLEDRDRIARDLHDLVIQRLFATGMMLESAQRGPVAQEAHQGIGRAVDELDVTIQEIRTAIFALQRGPAEAPSGLRTRVLREIKTAAVPLGFQPSHRFVGPVDGRVGELTGKNLIAALREALSNAFRHAHATRIEVVVDATVRLPDGHEAVRLSVADDGVGLPESGRRSGLRNLQRRAESLGGSSTCVAGLGEGGGGTTVVWEAPL; this is translated from the coding sequence ATGGCAGTGCCCGAGTCGACGGAACACCTGGAGGCCGCCACCCGTGCGGCGCGCAGCCTCCAAGGCATGTCCACCGAGCTCACGGCGCGGGTGCCGCAGCTGCTGGAAGCCATGCGGTCCGTCGGAACAGGGCTCGAACTGCACTCCACGCTCGACCGGATCTGTGAGACCGCGGCCCACCTCGCGGACGCCCGCTACGCGGCGATCGGTGTGGTCGACGAGTCGGGCGACGGCCTCTCCGACTTCGTCACCTACGGGGTCGGCACGGAGGAGGTACGGCTGGTCGGAGGCAGGCCCGACGGGCTCAGGGGCCTGCTGGGCGCGCTGATCCAGCAGTCGGGGCCGATGAGGCTCGGCGAGCACGAGACCGGTCCGGGCTCCGACGGCTCCGGCGGCTCCGGCGGCTCCGACGGCGAGGGGCGGGCGGGGCCGCCGACGCGCACGTTCATCGGGGTGCCGATCCGGGTGCACGGCGCGCTGTTCGGGAACCTGTATCTCGCCGAGAAGCGCGCTTCCAAGGACGCGGAAGGTTCCGGTTCCGGCGCGGGGGAGGCGGGGACGGACGAGGACGCGGCGGTCGCGTTCGACGACCAGGATCTGCACGTCCTGCGGGTGCTCGCCACGGAGGCCGGGATCGCCATCGGGCACGCGCGGCTGTACGAGGCGGCCAGGCAGCGCGAGCGGTGGATCGACGGCTCGGTCGCCGTCACCACGGCGCTGCTCTCCAACGGCGGGGCCGACGCCCTCGCGGTGGTCGCAGAACAGGCCCGCAGCCTCGCCGACTCGGCGGCCGGCGTGGTCATGCTGCCCACGCCGGGCGACGGGCTGGAGATCGTCGCGATCTCCTCCGACCGCCCCCACCCCTCCTCCAGGCTCGGCATGACCGCTCCCCCCGAGAGCCCGGTCGTACGGTCCCTGCTGGCCGGCGAGTCCGTCTTCGTGGACGACTCCACCACCGACCCGCGCATGATCACCGACATGGCCGAGGGGTACGGCCCGTGCATGCTGCTGCCGCTCCACAGCGGGGGGCGGGTGCTCGGAGCCCTGGTCACGCCCCGCCCGCGCGGCGCGCGCCGCTTCACCGAGACCGAACGCATCCTCGCCACCCAGTTCGCCTCCCAGGCGGCCCTGGCGCTGATGATGGCCGACGCGCAGCGCGACCGGGAGCGGCTGGCCGTCCTGGAGGACAGGGACCGGATCGCCCGCGATCTGCACGACCTGGTCATCCAGCGGCTCTTCGCCACCGGGATGATGCTGGAGAGCGCCCAGCGCGGCCCGGTCGCCCAGGAGGCGCACCAGGGCATCGGCCGGGCCGTGGACGAGCTGGACGTGACCATCCAGGAGATCCGTACCGCCATCTTCGCGTTGCAGCGGGGCCCTGCGGAGGCGCCGTCCGGGCTGCGGACGCGCGTCCTGCGCGAGATCAAGACGGCGGCCGTGCCGCTGGGGTTCCAGCCGTCCCACCGCTTTGTCGGACCCGTCGACGGCCGGGTCGGCGAGCTCACCGGGAAGAACCTGATCGCCGCGCTGCGCGAAGCCCTCTCCAACGCCTTCCGGCACGCGCACGCCACCCGGATCGAGGTGGTCGTCGACGCCACCGTCCGGCTGCCCGACGGCCATGAGGCGGTCCGGCTGTCGGTGGCGGACGACGGTGTGGGGCTGCCCGAGAGCGGCCGGCGCAGCGGGTTGCGCAATCTCCAGCGGCGGGCGGAGTCGCTGGGCGGATCGAGCACGTGTGTGGCGGGTCTGGGGGAGGGCGGCGGCGGTACGACGGTGGTGTGGGAGGCGCCTCTTTAG
- the cydD gene encoding thiol reductant ABC exporter subunit CydD, which translates to MKPIDPRLLRYARTTRLFIVAVVVLGLAGAGLVIVQATLIAEVVVGAFQHGDSPSGLRTELLLLGAVAVGRALVSWLTELAAHRASAAVKSELRGRLLERAAELGPGWLSGQRTGSLVALATRGIDALDDYFARYLPQLGLAVVVPVAVLARIVTQDWVSAAIIVVTLPLIPLFMILIGWATQTRVDRQWRLLSRLSGHFLDVVAGMPTLKVFGRAKAQADSIRRITSEYRQATLRTLRIAFLSSFALELLSTLSVALVAVGVGLRLVHGDLDLYTGLVVLILAPEAYLPIRQVGAQYHAAAEGLAAAEEIFTVLETAPRAGGREEVSAGAVRLELNGVTVRHQGREEPSLDAATLTVEPGETVALVGPSGVGKSTLLQVLLGFTVPDEGRVRVDGRDLTSLDLERWRERIAWVPQQPYLFAGTIAENVRLARPDADDAAVRAALRDAGAYTFVAALPRGAETPLGEDGAGLSAGQRQRLALARAFLADRPVLLLDEPTAALDGETEAGIVEAVGRLARGRTVVLVVHRPALLAVADRVITLSWGEGEGEGAVAASGARGAAGGGPGTDLGGGAARLVADSSEAREVIAGHVTVGAETTAGDEAVARAQPLARMRAAAGALRGRFVLALVLGSLALGSAVGLMAVSGWLISRASQEPPVLYLMVAVTATRAFGIGRAVFRYAERLVSHDAVLRMLADLRVSVYRGLERVAPAGLGATRRADLLSRLVSDVDELQDYWLRWLLPVGTALLVGAGTVGFTAWLLPEAGALLTAGLLLAGVGVPLLSGAFARLAERRLAPARGLLATRVADLLRGSAELTVTGALPGRLRRAREADRTLTSLASRGAGAVALGGGLSALVCGLTVAAAAVVGVQAVRDGRLAGVELAVVVLTPLAAFEAVAGLPLAVRYRQRAAQGARRVCEVLDAPVPVQEPERPATAPVSPFPLEVRGVSARYAGQRRNALTGFDLTLTPGRRVAVVGPSGAGKTTLAQVLLRFLDAHEGSCLLGGTDTATLDGDTVRRFVGLCAQDAYLFDSSVRENLRLARPGATDGEMRDALRGARLLEWADSLPAGLDTLVGEHGAQLSGGQRQRLALARALLADFPVLVLDEPAEHLDLATADALTADLLEVTEGRTTLLITHRLRGLDAVDEVIVLDEGRTVQRGPYDRLIAEEGPLRRMLERERAGDLLPVSGPPTFPIK; encoded by the coding sequence GTGAAACCGATCGATCCGCGTCTGCTGCGGTACGCCCGGACCACTCGCCTCTTCATCGTGGCCGTGGTTGTGCTCGGGCTGGCCGGTGCCGGGCTGGTGATCGTCCAGGCGACGCTGATCGCCGAGGTCGTCGTCGGCGCCTTTCAGCACGGGGACTCCCCCTCGGGGCTGCGCACCGAACTCCTGCTGCTGGGCGCGGTCGCCGTCGGGCGGGCGCTGGTGTCCTGGCTGACCGAGCTGGCCGCACACCGGGCGAGCGCGGCGGTCAAGTCCGAACTGCGCGGACGGCTCCTGGAACGGGCCGCCGAGCTGGGCCCGGGGTGGCTGAGCGGACAGCGGACCGGTTCGCTGGTCGCCCTCGCCACCCGGGGCATCGACGCCCTGGACGACTATTTCGCGCGCTACCTCCCCCAGCTCGGGCTCGCGGTGGTCGTACCGGTGGCGGTCCTGGCGCGGATCGTCACGCAGGACTGGGTCTCGGCCGCGATCATCGTGGTGACGCTCCCGCTGATCCCGCTGTTCATGATCCTCATCGGCTGGGCCACCCAGACCCGGGTGGACCGGCAGTGGCGGCTGCTGTCGCGGCTCTCGGGGCACTTCCTGGACGTCGTCGCCGGGATGCCGACGCTCAAGGTCTTCGGACGGGCCAAGGCGCAGGCCGACTCGATCCGCCGGATCACCTCGGAGTACCGGCAGGCCACCCTCCGTACGCTGCGGATCGCCTTCCTGTCGTCCTTCGCGCTGGAGCTGCTGTCGACGTTGTCCGTGGCGCTGGTCGCGGTCGGTGTCGGACTGCGGCTCGTCCACGGCGACCTCGATCTCTACACGGGACTCGTGGTGCTGATCCTCGCCCCCGAGGCGTACCTGCCGATCCGTCAGGTCGGCGCGCAGTACCACGCGGCGGCCGAGGGGCTCGCGGCGGCGGAGGAGATCTTCACGGTCCTGGAGACCGCGCCGCGCGCGGGCGGACGGGAGGAGGTGTCGGCCGGTGCGGTCCGGCTGGAGCTGAACGGGGTGACGGTCCGCCACCAAGGCCGCGAGGAACCGTCGTTGGACGCGGCCACACTGACGGTCGAGCCGGGGGAGACCGTCGCCCTGGTCGGGCCGAGCGGGGTGGGGAAGTCCACGCTGCTCCAAGTACTGCTCGGGTTCACGGTTCCCGACGAGGGCCGGGTGCGGGTGGACGGGCGGGACCTGACGTCACTCGACCTGGAGCGGTGGCGGGAGCGGATCGCGTGGGTGCCGCAGCAGCCGTACCTCTTCGCGGGGACGATCGCGGAGAACGTACGGCTGGCGCGGCCGGACGCGGACGACGCGGCGGTACGGGCCGCGCTGCGGGACGCGGGGGCGTACACCTTCGTGGCGGCGCTTCCCCGGGGCGCGGAGACCCCGCTCGGCGAGGACGGGGCGGGGCTCTCGGCCGGGCAGCGGCAGCGGCTCGCGCTGGCGCGTGCCTTCCTCGCGGACCGGCCGGTGCTGCTGCTCGACGAGCCGACGGCGGCGCTGGACGGCGAGACGGAGGCGGGGATCGTCGAGGCGGTGGGGCGGCTGGCGCGGGGGCGGACGGTGGTCCTGGTGGTCCACCGGCCGGCGCTGCTCGCGGTGGCGGACCGGGTGATCACGCTGTCCTGGGGAGAGGGGGAGGGAGAGGGGGCGGTGGCGGCTTCGGGTGCTCGTGGCGCTGCCGGGGGTGGGCCGGGTACGGATCTGGGCGGGGGCGCAGCCAGGCTGGTGGCGGACAGCTCCGAGGCGCGGGAGGTGATCGCCGGCCACGTCACCGTCGGCGCCGAAACCACCGCAGGCGACGAAGCCGTCGCCCGCGCGCAGCCGCTCGCGCGGATGCGGGCCGCCGCCGGGGCGCTGCGCGGCCGGTTCGTACTGGCGCTGGTCCTCGGCAGTCTCGCGCTCGGCTCCGCCGTCGGCCTCATGGCCGTCTCCGGGTGGCTCATCTCGCGGGCCTCCCAGGAACCCCCGGTCCTCTACCTGATGGTCGCCGTGACGGCGACCCGCGCCTTCGGCATCGGGCGGGCCGTCTTCCGGTACGCCGAGCGGCTCGTGTCGCACGACGCCGTGCTCAGGATGCTCGCCGATCTGCGGGTCTCCGTGTACCGGGGGCTGGAGCGCGTCGCGCCCGCGGGGCTCGGGGCCACCCGGCGCGCGGATCTGCTCTCCCGGCTCGTCTCCGACGTGGACGAACTCCAGGACTACTGGCTGCGCTGGCTGCTCCCGGTCGGCACCGCGCTGCTCGTCGGCGCGGGCACGGTCGGGTTCACGGCCTGGCTGCTGCCGGAGGCGGGTGCGCTGCTGACCGCGGGCCTGCTCCTGGCCGGTGTGGGTGTGCCGCTCCTGAGCGGGGCCTTCGCCCGCCTGGCCGAGCGCCGGCTGGCGCCCGCGCGCGGGCTGCTGGCGACCCGGGTCGCCGACCTGCTGCGGGGAAGTGCCGAGCTGACCGTCACCGGCGCGCTTCCCGGCCGGCTCCGGCGGGCCCGGGAGGCGGACCGTACGCTCACCTCCCTCGCGTCGCGGGGGGCGGGCGCCGTCGCGCTCGGCGGCGGGCTGTCGGCCCTGGTCTGCGGGCTGACCGTGGCCGCCGCCGCGGTGGTGGGGGTGCAGGCGGTACGGGACGGGCGTCTGGCGGGCGTCGAGCTGGCCGTCGTCGTCCTGACCCCGCTCGCCGCGTTCGAGGCGGTGGCCGGGCTCCCGCTCGCCGTGCGGTACCGGCAGCGGGCCGCCCAGGGCGCGCGGCGGGTCTGCGAGGTGCTGGACGCCCCCGTACCCGTACAGGAGCCGGAGCGGCCCGCCACCGCGCCCGTGTCGCCGTTCCCCCTGGAGGTGCGGGGAGTGTCCGCGCGGTACGCGGGGCAGCGGCGGAATGCGCTCACCGGCTTCGACCTGACCCTGACCCCGGGCCGGCGGGTCGCCGTGGTCGGCCCGTCGGGCGCGGGGAAGACCACGCTCGCCCAGGTGCTCCTGCGCTTCCTGGACGCGCACGAGGGCAGCTGTCTGCTCGGCGGTACGGACACCGCCACGCTCGACGGCGACACGGTCCGGCGGTTCGTCGGTCTGTGCGCCCAGGACGCGTACCTCTTCGACAGTTCCGTACGGGAGAACCTGAGACTCGCCCGCCCCGGCGCGACCGACGGCGAGATGCGTGACGCCCTGCGCGGGGCGCGGCTGCTGGAGTGGGCCGACTCGCTGCCCGCAGGCCTGGACACGCTGGTCGGCGAGCACGGCGCCCAGCTGTCCGGGGGGCAGCGCCAGCGCCTGGCGCTCGCCCGTGCGCTGCTCGCCGACTTCCCCGTGCTGGTCCTGGACGAGCCCGCCGAGCACCTGGACCTGGCGACCGCGGACGCGCTGACCGCCGACCTGCTGGAGGTGACCGAGGGGCGGACGACGCTGCTCATCACCCACCGGCTGCGCGGTCTCGACGCGGTCGACGAGGTGATCGTGCTCGACGAGGGCAGGACCGTACAGCGCGGACCGTACGACCGGCTGATCGCCGAGGAGGGGCCGCTGCGGCGGATGCTGGAGCGGGAGCGGGCCGGTGATCTGCTGCCCGTATCAGGACCGCCGACTTTCCCCATCAAATAG
- a CDS encoding Cof-type HAD-IIB family hydrolase gives MTSTDDSPLPARPRLIATDLDGTLLHDEKTVSDRTIAALAAAERAGIEVFFVTGRPARWMDVVREYVHGHGMAICANGAAVVDLRAGGELLRVRPLDRATALDVVRALRDAAPGTTFAIELSTGIHYEPDYPAFHLDPGASVAAAEKLLHEDEQGSAAPVLKVLAHHPDLTPDGFLTVARTAAGGLASFTRSSPTALLEISGLGVSKASTLALCCAERGISSDEVVAFGDMPNDLEMLTWAGTSYAMGNAHPDVLAAASGHTLTNNEDGVAVVIEQILARL, from the coding sequence GTGACCTCCACCGACGACTCCCCGCTCCCCGCCCGGCCCCGGCTGATCGCCACCGATCTGGACGGCACCCTGCTGCACGACGAGAAGACCGTCTCGGACCGTACGATCGCCGCGCTGGCCGCCGCCGAGCGGGCCGGCATCGAGGTCTTCTTCGTCACCGGCCGGCCCGCCCGGTGGATGGACGTCGTCAGGGAGTACGTGCACGGCCACGGCATGGCGATCTGCGCCAATGGCGCGGCCGTCGTCGACCTGCGCGCCGGCGGAGAGCTGCTCCGCGTCCGTCCGCTGGACCGTGCGACCGCGCTCGACGTCGTACGGGCCCTGCGCGACGCGGCGCCCGGCACGACCTTCGCGATCGAGCTGAGCACCGGCATCCACTACGAACCCGACTATCCGGCCTTCCACCTGGACCCTGGGGCGAGTGTCGCCGCCGCCGAGAAACTCCTGCACGAGGACGAGCAGGGCTCGGCCGCCCCCGTACTGAAGGTGCTCGCCCACCACCCCGACCTGACCCCGGACGGCTTCCTGACGGTGGCCAGGACGGCCGCGGGCGGCCTCGCGTCCTTCACCCGCTCCAGCCCGACCGCCCTGCTGGAGATCAGCGGCCTGGGCGTGAGCAAGGCGAGCACACTCGCGCTGTGCTGCGCCGAACGCGGCATCTCCTCGGACGAGGTCGTCGCGTTCGGGGACATGCCGAACGACCTGGAGATGCTGACCTGGGCCGGTACGTCGTACGCGATGGGCAACGCCCACCCCGACGTGCTGGCCGCCGCCTCGGGACACACCCTCACCAACAACGAGGACGGCGTCGCGGTGGTCATCGAACAGATCCTGGCCCGCCTCTGA